Proteins encoded within one genomic window of Amycolatopsis nigrescens CSC17Ta-90:
- a CDS encoding glutamine synthetase, which yields MVNGARPLGPRTLAARAEAARAAEPALREALAAGAVTGLSLLVPDPHGRFAAVDLDGRFVAEEVLDGGYGLCSYVFAWTLERDALPIDADGELAAYLGGYGDLRMRPDLATLTPLSALPGDERAMAVVCDVEWPSGAPVLAAPRTVLAGQLAALERIGLVPSAGIEHEVTFLDVEGNPLTAHGVDYAVGGTERMTPVLRTVRAALARAGLGVESARAECHPGQYEIVLRHRDALAACDDAMLQQSIVRAAAAEHGVTASYLAAPAPGQGSSCHVHLSLSTVDGEGASSAGGTGLSAVLGSFLAGVLRDARALTALWAPGWNSYARLRGAPFSPLVLRWGVDDRTAAVRVAGQDRSLRLEFRFAGADAQPHLVVAALLAAGRAGIEDELPPPEPGRETGRLASTPWDALQELTSGRVAELLGTEVAAQQTALLRAELDAGCDAVTEWQHRRAALRA from the coding sequence GTGGTGAACGGTGCCCGTCCGCTCGGTCCGCGCACCCTGGCCGCCCGCGCGGAGGCGGCCCGCGCCGCCGAACCGGCGCTGCGCGAGGCTTTGGCCGCCGGTGCGGTCACCGGGCTGAGCCTGCTGGTGCCCGACCCGCACGGCCGGTTCGCGGCGGTGGACCTGGACGGCCGGTTCGTCGCCGAGGAGGTGCTCGACGGCGGGTACGGGCTGTGCTCGTACGTGTTCGCGTGGACCCTCGAACGGGACGCGCTGCCCATTGACGCGGACGGCGAACTCGCCGCCTACCTAGGCGGTTACGGCGACCTGAGGATGCGGCCCGACCTGGCCACGCTGACTCCGCTGAGCGCGCTGCCCGGTGACGAGCGGGCGATGGCGGTGGTCTGCGACGTCGAGTGGCCGAGCGGCGCGCCGGTGCTCGCCGCGCCGCGTACCGTGCTCGCCGGGCAGCTGGCCGCACTGGAGCGGATCGGCCTTGTGCCGTCGGCCGGGATCGAGCACGAGGTCACTTTCCTTGACGTGGAAGGAAATCCGCTCACCGCGCACGGGGTCGACTACGCGGTGGGCGGCACCGAGCGGATGACCCCGGTGCTGCGCACCGTCCGTGCCGCGCTGGCGCGTGCCGGGCTCGGCGTGGAGTCGGCGCGCGCGGAATGCCATCCCGGCCAGTACGAGATCGTGCTGCGTCACCGGGACGCGCTGGCGGCCTGTGACGACGCCATGCTCCAGCAGTCGATCGTCCGTGCCGCGGCCGCCGAGCACGGGGTAACCGCGAGCTATCTGGCCGCACCGGCGCCGGGGCAGGGCAGTTCCTGCCACGTGCACCTCTCATTGTCCACTGTGGACGGTGAAGGTGCGTCCTCTGCCGGTGGCACCGGGCTTTCCGCGGTGCTGGGCTCTTTCCTGGCCGGGGTGCTGCGCGACGCGCGGGCGCTGACCGCGCTGTGGGCGCCCGGCTGGAACAGCTACGCGCGGCTGCGCGGCGCGCCGTTCTCCCCGCTGGTGCTGCGCTGGGGCGTGGACGACCGGACCGCGGCGGTGCGGGTGGCCGGGCAGGACCGTTCGTTGCGGCTCGAATTCCGCTTCGCCGGCGCCGACGCCCAGCCGCATCTGGTGGTCGCCGCGTTGCTCGCGGCCGGACGGGCCGGGATCGAGGACGAGCTGCCGCCGCCGGAACCCGGCCGGGAGACCGGCAGGCTGGCGAGCACACCGTGGGACGCGCTACAGGAGCTGACGTCCGGCCGGGTCGCCGAGCTGCTGGGCACCGAAGTGGCCGCTCAGCAGACCGCTCTGCTGCGGGCGGAACTGGACGCGGGCTGCGACGCGGTCACGGAGTGGCAGCATCGGCGGGCAGCGTTGCGGGCGTGA
- a CDS encoding glycosyltransferase 87 family protein: protein MRSYFWAVPVLAGVALFFSVRWLVGSLPDAHIDLEVYRFGVEAWWRDGDIYGPLPPTTGGAELPFIYPPFALLVLSPLAILPFDAAVVSLFVVSFLCLAVTLYVVTRQAWPSGGARGAIVVSSAALPLTVFLEPVAQTFEFGQVSLILMAVIAVDCLAPKTWWPRGLGVGIVAAIKLTPLAFLLFFLVRKDYRAAITTVVTAVVASAIGFVVDFGASTAYWFGGLAGAAGVSGSAFRTNQTIEATLTRMNLSDGVTKVLWLVLVAVLVVLVAAAMRRSEPVLALMANAGLGLVASPTSWSHYWVWAVPAMLVMAGYAARRWRERSYAMPGWIAAALLTAVVCYLAPFHQLPPSGFPVVKQHWTVREQLLGASYVLLGVGLLLAYALPRLRGKRAPAPKVTPATLPADAATP, encoded by the coding sequence ATGCGTTCATACTTTTGGGCCGTGCCGGTGCTGGCCGGGGTCGCGCTCTTCTTCTCCGTGCGATGGCTGGTCGGCTCGCTGCCCGACGCGCATATCGACCTCGAGGTCTACCGGTTCGGGGTCGAAGCCTGGTGGCGCGACGGTGACATCTACGGTCCGCTGCCGCCCACCACCGGCGGGGCCGAACTGCCCTTCATCTACCCCCCGTTCGCCCTGCTGGTGCTCAGCCCGCTGGCCATCCTGCCGTTCGACGCCGCGGTGGTCAGCCTGTTCGTGGTCAGCTTCCTCTGCCTCGCGGTCACCCTCTACGTGGTGACCAGGCAGGCGTGGCCCTCCGGCGGCGCCCGCGGCGCGATCGTGGTGTCCTCGGCCGCGCTGCCGCTGACGGTGTTCCTGGAACCGGTGGCGCAGACCTTCGAGTTCGGCCAGGTGAGCCTGATCCTGATGGCCGTGATCGCGGTCGACTGCCTGGCCCCGAAGACCTGGTGGCCGCGCGGGCTCGGGGTCGGCATCGTGGCGGCGATCAAGCTGACCCCGCTCGCCTTCCTGCTGTTCTTCCTGGTCCGCAAGGACTACCGCGCGGCCATCACCACCGTGGTGACCGCGGTGGTCGCCTCCGCGATCGGTTTCGTGGTCGACTTCGGCGCGTCCACCGCCTACTGGTTCGGTGGGCTGGCCGGCGCGGCCGGGGTGAGCGGTTCGGCGTTCCGCACCAACCAGACCATCGAGGCCACGCTGACCAGGATGAACCTGTCCGACGGAGTGACCAAGGTGCTGTGGCTGGTGCTGGTGGCCGTGCTGGTAGTGCTGGTCGCGGCCGCGATGCGCCGGTCGGAACCGGTGCTGGCGCTGATGGCGAACGCGGGGCTCGGCCTGGTCGCGTCGCCGACGTCCTGGTCGCACTACTGGGTATGGGCGGTGCCGGCGATGCTGGTGATGGCCGGTTACGCGGCCCGCCGGTGGCGCGAACGGTCCTACGCCATGCCCGGCTGGATCGCCGCCGCGCTGCTCACCGCGGTGGTCTGCTACCTGGCCCCGTTCCACCAGCTGCCGCCGTCCGGGTTCCCGGTGGTCAAGCAGCACTGGACGGTGCGGGAGCAGCTGCTCGGCGCGTCCTACGTGCTGCTCGGGGTCGGCCTGCTGCTCGCCTACGCGCTGCCCCGGCTGCGCGGCAAGCGTGCGCCCGCCCCGAAGGTCACGCCCGCAACGCTGCCCGCCGATGCTGCCACTCCGTGA
- a CDS encoding DJ-1/PfpI family protein: MTDEPKTVAFLLYPGFTVLDLVGPLQVFSSLAAFDPGYRVVVVGARIERWDTDTPLRITASHTFDQVPAPAVLVVPGGGVPTAKAAVDPELIGYVRSVAEKAEVMASVCTGSMILGAAGLLKGREATSHWSFVDLLSEFGATPVSRRWVEDGPVLTAAGVAAGIDMALHLVERFAGAEVAKQIQFGIEYDPEPPQGALDWEQAPRELWAGFREHMLREGLADSPELRDRLLHQS; this comes from the coding sequence ATGACCGATGAACCGAAGACCGTCGCCTTCCTGCTCTACCCCGGGTTCACCGTGCTCGACCTGGTCGGGCCGCTCCAGGTGTTCAGCTCGCTGGCCGCGTTCGACCCCGGCTATCGCGTGGTGGTGGTCGGCGCCCGGATCGAGCGGTGGGACACCGACACCCCGCTGCGGATCACCGCGAGCCACACCTTCGACCAGGTCCCCGCACCGGCGGTGCTGGTGGTGCCCGGCGGTGGCGTACCGACCGCCAAGGCGGCCGTCGACCCGGAACTGATCGGCTACGTGCGGTCCGTGGCGGAAAAGGCCGAAGTGATGGCTTCGGTGTGCACCGGCTCGATGATTCTCGGCGCCGCGGGGCTGCTGAAGGGCAGGGAAGCCACTTCGCACTGGTCGTTCGTGGACCTGCTCAGCGAGTTCGGGGCCACCCCGGTGTCCCGGCGCTGGGTGGAGGACGGGCCGGTGCTGACCGCCGCCGGGGTGGCCGCCGGCATCGACATGGCGCTGCACCTGGTGGAGCGGTTCGCCGGGGCCGAGGTCGCCAAGCAGATCCAGTTCGGCATCGAGTACGACCCGGAGCCGCCGCAGGGCGCTCTCGACTGGGAGCAGGCGCCGCGCGAGCTGTGGGCCGGTTTCCGCGAGCACATGCTGCGCGAGGGCCTGGCGGACAGCCCCGAGCTACGCGATCGCCTGCTCCACCAGTCCTGA
- a CDS encoding EAL domain-containing protein: protein MEAHAHETEETGGLAMDAELSYELVADLALSAESAAMWSFDLAADTVAWMPELAAVLGVPDNSAAEENEISVRLVKLITPLVEAARSVKGGQDLELEQPYQTPDGESQWIRFRARVFGEQAARGLLGIASNVTERHNDRQELSDLADRYRLLVELSPDGICVHEAGNLVYANPAAVRLVNANSVADVLQQPIVGFVDAHSVRQMQERISSLETPGARSDPAEAELKRFGGSTITVESVSVRTTWEGRPAYQVIMRDITAQKAAQAALRYQAALIEHVSDAIIATDGDGVVTSWNPAAEMVYDRPATEAIGRPVDELVGAELLPGAVVAAGGLTEAMHRRPDGTALTIRVSAAQMDKGYVLVCADETARRRAEQQFSTVVAALDEGVVVVGPAGLVESANPAAQRILGVTEAEISGIALSVLLPLYDEAGSALPPHAYPSAQTRRTGIPQNGRVLRVQRPDGQSVWVSLTCRTLNPDDDAPPSVVLSFTDITERRAIAERLAHEATHDPLTGLANRTLVIQRLGAAMRTRSPAEMTAVLFIDLDKFKVINDSLGHSVGDKVLRMASERLRAGVQPGDLVGRLGGDEFVVVTLGAGDIEAITALTHRLRKSLAEPITVDGRQLHVDASIGIVLAEAEDTRAAEDLIRDADVAMYQAKTLGRGRCEFFDVELRERMQRRLRLEQDLRDALRCGQLWIAYQPVVDVQTGRMVSVESLLRWNHPAHGVVSPTEFIPLAEESDLINSIGSHMLRATTRELADRRERHRLDTHLKVNLSARQLDDPELVSLVQEALADTGLPPEALCLEITESALMRDSAAATEVLTALRRLGVRLAIDDFGTGYSSLAQLQRLTLDTLKIDRSFVADLGQSKDAEAIVASIIAMAHAVDLTVVAEGVENERQLEILHRLGCDQAQGFYLGRPAAADDLFPSIPPDRP from the coding sequence ATGGAGGCTCACGCCCACGAGACCGAGGAAACCGGCGGGCTGGCCATGGACGCGGAGCTCAGTTACGAGCTCGTCGCCGATCTGGCCCTGTCCGCCGAGTCCGCGGCGATGTGGTCGTTCGACCTGGCGGCGGACACGGTGGCCTGGATGCCGGAACTCGCGGCCGTGCTCGGTGTCCCCGATAACTCCGCGGCCGAAGAGAACGAGATCAGCGTCCGCCTGGTCAAGCTGATTACCCCGTTGGTGGAAGCGGCCCGTTCCGTCAAGGGCGGGCAGGACCTCGAGCTCGAGCAGCCGTACCAGACCCCGGACGGCGAGTCGCAGTGGATCCGGTTCCGGGCCAGGGTGTTCGGCGAGCAGGCCGCGCGCGGCCTGCTCGGCATCGCCAGCAACGTGACGGAACGGCACAACGACCGCCAGGAGCTGAGCGACCTCGCGGACCGGTACCGGCTGCTGGTGGAGCTGAGCCCCGACGGTATTTGCGTGCACGAAGCAGGAAACCTGGTCTACGCGAACCCGGCCGCGGTCCGGCTGGTGAACGCGAACTCCGTGGCCGACGTGCTGCAGCAGCCGATCGTCGGTTTCGTGGACGCACACTCGGTCCGGCAGATGCAGGAGCGGATCAGTTCCCTCGAAACGCCGGGGGCCCGCTCGGACCCCGCGGAGGCCGAACTCAAGCGGTTCGGCGGATCCACCATCACGGTGGAGTCGGTCTCGGTGCGGACCACCTGGGAAGGCCGCCCCGCGTACCAGGTGATCATGCGCGACATCACCGCGCAGAAAGCGGCCCAAGCCGCCCTTCGCTACCAGGCCGCGCTCATCGAGCACGTCAGCGACGCGATCATCGCGACCGATGGCGACGGGGTGGTGACGAGCTGGAATCCCGCCGCGGAAATGGTCTACGACCGTCCGGCCACCGAGGCCATCGGGCGTCCGGTGGACGAGCTGGTCGGCGCCGAGCTGCTGCCCGGCGCCGTGGTCGCAGCCGGCGGGTTGACCGAGGCGATGCACCGGCGGCCGGACGGCACCGCGCTCACGATCCGCGTCTCGGCGGCCCAGATGGACAAGGGCTACGTGCTGGTCTGTGCCGACGAAACGGCGCGACGGCGCGCGGAGCAGCAGTTCAGCACCGTGGTCGCCGCGCTCGACGAAGGTGTGGTCGTGGTCGGCCCTGCCGGTCTCGTCGAATCGGCGAACCCCGCCGCGCAACGCATTCTCGGCGTCACCGAAGCGGAGATCTCCGGGATCGCGCTGTCGGTGCTGCTGCCGCTGTACGACGAGGCGGGATCGGCCCTGCCGCCGCACGCCTATCCCTCGGCGCAAACCCGCCGCACCGGCATCCCGCAGAACGGCAGGGTGCTGCGCGTGCAGCGGCCGGACGGGCAGAGCGTGTGGGTGTCGCTGACCTGCCGGACGCTCAACCCGGACGACGACGCGCCGCCTTCGGTGGTGCTTTCGTTCACCGACATCACCGAACGGCGCGCGATCGCGGAACGGCTGGCGCACGAGGCGACCCACGACCCGCTGACCGGGCTGGCCAACCGGACGCTGGTGATCCAGCGGCTCGGCGCCGCCATGCGCACCCGCAGCCCGGCCGAGATGACCGCGGTGCTGTTCATCGACCTGGACAAGTTCAAGGTCATCAACGACTCGCTCGGGCACAGCGTCGGCGACAAGGTGCTGCGGATGGCCAGCGAACGCCTGCGGGCCGGGGTGCAGCCCGGCGACCTGGTCGGCAGGCTCGGCGGGGACGAGTTCGTGGTGGTCACCCTCGGCGCCGGCGACATCGAGGCGATCACCGCGCTCACCCACCGGCTGCGCAAATCGCTGGCCGAGCCGATCACGGTGGACGGCAGGCAGCTGCACGTGGACGCCAGCATCGGCATCGTGCTCGCCGAGGCCGAGGACACCAGGGCCGCCGAGGACCTGATCCGGGACGCCGATGTGGCCATGTACCAGGCGAAGACCCTCGGCCGCGGCCGCTGCGAGTTCTTCGACGTCGAGCTGCGCGAACGCATGCAGCGGCGGCTACGGCTCGAACAGGACCTCCGCGACGCGCTGCGCTGCGGGCAGCTGTGGATCGCCTACCAGCCGGTGGTCGACGTGCAGACCGGCCGGATGGTGTCGGTGGAGAGCCTGCTGCGCTGGAACCACCCGGCGCACGGCGTGGTGTCGCCGACCGAGTTCATCCCGCTGGCCGAGGAAAGCGACCTGATCAACAGCATCGGCTCGCACATGCTGCGGGCCACCACCAGGGAGCTGGCCGACCGCCGGGAGCGGCACCGGCTCGACACCCACCTCAAGGTGAACCTGTCCGCGCGGCAGCTGGACGATCCCGAGCTGGTGTCGCTGGTGCAGGAAGCGCTCGCGGACACCGGGCTGCCGCCGGAGGCGCTTTGCCTGGAGATCACCGAAAGCGCGCTGATGCGGGACTCCGCGGCGGCCACCGAGGTGCTCACCGCGTTGCGCCGGCTTGGTGTCCGCCTCGCCATCGACGACTTCGGCACCGGTTACTCGTCGCTGGCACAGCTCCAACGGCTCACCCTGGACACGCTGAAGATCGACCGCTCCTTCGTCGCCGACCTCGGCCAGTCGAAGGACGCGGAGGCGATCGTCGCCAGCATCATCGCGATGGCGCACGCGGTGGACCTCACCGTGGTGGCCGAAGGGGTGGAGAACGAGCGGCAGCTGGAGATCCTGCACCGGCTCGGCTGCGATCAGGCGCAGGGCTTCTACCTCGGCCGCCCGGCCGCCGCCGACGATCTCTTCCCCTCCATCCCACCCGACCGTCCGTGA